The following proteins are encoded in a genomic region of Triticum dicoccoides isolate Atlit2015 ecotype Zavitan chromosome 1B, WEW_v2.0, whole genome shotgun sequence:
- the LOC119316516 gene encoding general transcription and DNA repair factor IIH subunit TFB5-like, whose amino-acid sequence MVNAIKGLFISCDIPMAQFIVNMNASMPASEKFIVHILDPTHMFIQPNMGDYIKSKMAEFRDQNSYEKPT is encoded by the exons ATGGTTAATGCAATCAAGGGGCTGTTCATCTCCTG TGATATACCGATGGCTCAGTTCATTGTCAATATGAATGCGTCAATGCCCGCATCGGAGAAGTTCATCGTGCACATTCTTGACCCCACACACATGTTCATCCAGCCTAATATGGGAGATTACATCAAAAGTAAGATGGCGGAGTTCAGAGACCAGAACAGCTATGAGAAGCCAACGTGA